GAAAAAGATATTTCTGCACCCTTACGCCGGGGTTTTATCTGCCTATGGCATGGGATTAGCTGATATCAGATCAATTAGAGAAAGTGGAGTAGAACAGCCTTTAGACCCAGAAATCATCCCCCAACTACAGCAACTAATGGCAACATTAGAAACCCAAGCTAGAAGCGAATTAACCTTAGAAAGCGTAAATAATCAACAGTCAGTAGTCCAAAAAGTGAATTTAAAATATGCAGGTACTAACTCAACCTTAAATATTAATTTTGCCTCAGATATAGCAATGATGCGACAAGAATTTGAGCTAGAACATAAAACTCGTTACGGTTTCATTCAAATAGAGAAAACCTTAATTATCGAATCTGCCTCAGTAGAAGTAATTCAGAAAATGGACACACCCCAAGAACCCTTAATCATTCGTAACCGTCCGATAGATGAAGGACCCGAACCTGTTGAGACAGTCAGAATATTTACATCTGACCAATGGCATGATGCACCTGTTTATCAACGAGAAGATTTACAACCAGAAGATAGGATTAGTGGCCCTGCTATTATCGTAGAAAAAATTAGCACCATCATCGTTGAACCTAACTGGGAAGCAAAATTAACTCAACGTAATCATTTAATTTTACTCACCTGCTAATAGTTAATTTAACATCAAACTTTTCTGATACATTTCCCAAGCTAGGGTACTGGAGACAATTTTATCTAAGTCATTATATTTTGGTTGCCAACCCAGTAATTTACCAATTTTATCAGCACCAGCAATCACACAAGCAGGATCACCAGGGCGACGTTCTGTGTCAATAACCGGAAAATCTACCCCAGAAATCACCTTAACCCGTTCGATAACTTCACGCACACTGTAGCCCTGTCCATAACCACAATTGAGAACCTGACTTTCGTTACCTTGCTCTAGATAGGTCAAAGCATCTAAATGTGCTGCTGCTAGGTCTTCAACATGAATGTAGTCTCTAATTGCCGTTCCATCTGGTGTAGGAAAATCTGTACCAAAAATTTTTACTTCTGTTCGGCGTTGGAGTGCAGCATCACAGCTAACCCGAATTAAATGAGATGCATCTCTTAACATCTGTCCCAAACGCCCACCAGGTTCGGCTCCGGCAACGTTAAAGTATCGTAAAATCACGTAACGTAAATCAGAAGCCTGGGCATAGTCACGAATCAGCCATTCACAAGCAAGTTTTGATCGCCCATAGGGGTTAATAGGTTGAGTTGGTGTATATTCAGTCACAGGAATCTTTTCTGGTTGTCCATACACAGCTGCTGTACTGGAAAAGATAATTTGTTTCACACCCATTTTGTGGCAACAACGAAGTAAATTCAGGGTGTTGCAAGTATTATTAGCGTAATAGTCTAGGGGACGAGAAACAGATTCAGGTACATTCAAACTGGCAGCAAAGTGTAAAACTGCCGTAAATTCATGCTGAGAAAATACCTGGGATAGGGTTGTTGAATCTTTTAAATCACCAACAATTAACTCACCATATAGTACTGCTTGGGGTGAACCTGTAGAACAATTGTCATATACAACAATATCGTAACCTGCTTCACCCAGCTTACGAACTACATGGGAGCCAATGTATCCGGCTCCGCCAGTGACTAAGACTTTTTTATTCATCTACCTTTACCCAATAGCACGACTCGAATAGTTTTGAAGAAGATTGCTAAATCCAAAGCTAGCGAATAATTCTTAATGTAATAAAGATCATAAGCTAACTTCTCATAAGCATCTTCTACTGATGAGCCGTATGGATACATAACCTGCGCCCAGCCTGTAATTCCCGGTTTGACCACATAACGTAAGTCATAGTAAGGAATTTCTTCTCGCAACTTGACATCAAACTCTGGTCGTTCTGGACGAGGACCAATCAGGCTCATTTCTCCCCGAAGAACGTTTAAAATCTGTGGTAGTTCATCGATTCTTGTCAGACGTAACAAGCGTCCTACTTTAGTAATTCGAGGATCTTGTTTACCAGCCCACTGCGCCCCCCGTTTTTCGGCATCTTGATACATAGAGCGGAATTTGTAAACTCTAAATGGTTTACCTTCCCAACCAGTCCGCATTTGTGTGTAGAACACAGGGCCGCGACTATTTAACTTAATAGCTATTGCCACTACCAACATTAATGGAGATAAAAACAGCAGTAATAACCATGCCAGAATAATATCTGTTAACCGCTTGGTCTTCTGACTAATACTATCAGCCCCTAAATTGAAACCATTACCAAAAGCCAGCCAATTCATCTGAAGCAAAGATGAAGGAAGTTTGTACCACAGGGTTTCACAAATATCGGGAATCCTGTAAATGGAGACACCAGATAACCTTAAATCAATCAATTCCTGTGTCTGTGCATCAGATAATTCTGTTGCTACTATCACCCCAGACCAAGGTTGTTGACTCCATTGGAGTAAGTCATTGAGACTCCCTGTGGAAACTCGATTACTTTTTAGTAATTCATTGATTTTTTGCCCTGGGGTTGTGAGAAAAAGCAAGCAACCTAATGAATTTTGTTCTAGAAAATTTTGTCCAAAGATCATAGCTTTTTTATCTGCACCCAAAATTAACCAACGACTGTTTTCAGCTTGCGCTCTTGTCCACTTTGCCGCCCATATTCTTGATACCATAGCCCAGATAGTAAATACTCCTAAACTGGGAAGCAAAGTTCCTCGTTGCAAAACCATCTCTGTTCTCGAAGCACCAGTCAAGTAAATCAAAGATGCAATCATGCAACCGACAACAACATTACTAATCAAAATCCGAGATGGAGCGCGTAAACCAGAGATTTGGGTATCGGGATGGTAAGTATCTGCTAAATACAGCCCAGCAATAACTAGGAGAGCAAATAGATACATGAAAGGATCAAAACTATTCAGATTTTCACCCCGTCTCAACCATAGGCAAGCAGATGAACTCAAGATTAACCCCAGAATATCCGCAAATAGCAGTACCAGAGAAATAATATTTTGGGAGACGAGGTTATGAGTTTCAGATAACTTCTTTCTGCGAACACTAATATTCGTAGCCATTTAGGTTCCTTCTTCTACATTCAAAACAATTGCCGGAAATTGCAGAACCCTACAATGACGGGTTGCGTTTACTACATTTTTCCTTCTATACTTGTGTATCATATATTTTCGTACTTATGGATGTCTCAATATTACGTTTTTCTTATCTTGTATTATGCAACACAACACATTTATACCATAAGTATTAGCACTTACGCAAGAACTCTCTGAAACCTTCTTAACTTCGTGTCCTTCGTGTCCTTCTCCCAAGGGGAGAGGCTAGCGCCAACGTGTCCTTCTCCCAAGGGGAGACGCTTCGCGAACGTGGTTCGTTTTTCCATAATTTTGCGTAAGTCCTGAGTATTTTAACTATAGGACTCCTATTTGATTTCTGTTGGCGTAGCCTGCGCTTTGCGCTTACAACTCAAAAAGCTGTTTCCCACGGACCACTCCCCCGGTTACTGAGCGCAGTCGAAGTAACTCCCCACGGACCACCTACGCAAGACAGATTTAAAAAATATGTTGTGCTTTTTCTTGAAAAAGTATAAACTATGAGACGGAATAAATTAAAATTGACTAAGTGATATTTTATCCCTAAAATCGGATACAATCTGGTTACGGGGATCAATTGCTATACACTACATATAACCTGTGTTCAGGATATAGCAACATACATTTGTATTTTGAGTGGTCTAGTTTATGCCTTCCTATCAAGAAGACCAAGACGAGATTGATTTGCGACAGTATTGGCTGGCCGTGAAAAGACGATGGTTCCTTATAGTAATCATTATCGGGTCTGTTTTTGGCATCACGTCCTTCGTCACTTTTAATCAAAAGCCAATTTATGAAGCCGAAGGCAAACTAATTTTTGATAAACAAAATAGTGTTTCTTCCCTAACAGGAGTCAGTGAGGGGGTAGGAGAACTAAGTGGGTTGACAAGTAGCTCTAACCCTTTGGAAACCCAAGCTGAAATTATTCGGTCTCACCCCCTGATTGAAAAAACTATCGTTGATTTGCAGCTAAAAGATCAAGAGGGAGAACCTTTAAAAATAGATCATGTTCTGGGGAGCTTAAAAGTCCAAGCTATCCGAGGTACCGATCTTTTGCAGCTTTCTTACCGTAGTGTTGATCCTGAAGTAGGCAAGGCAGTGGTCAATAAATTGATGAATGTCTATATCGATGATAATGTGATGACCAACCGTTCCCAGGCTACAGCAGCACGGGAATTTTTAAACAAGCAATTACCCCTGGTTGAGAAACAAGTTGCAGAATCTGAATTAGCACTGCGTCAGTTTAAAGAAAAATACGAGGTTGTCCTCTTAGAAGAAGAAGCTAAACAAGGAGTTGAAAGGCTTTATCAAATATCCAACCAGATCACTCTATTACGGGCGCGGTTGATAGATGCTAGCAGCCGTTCTGATGCTTTGCAAAATCAGTTGGCATTGAACACACAGAAAGCTACTGCACTTAGCACTTTAAGTCAGTCAAGAGCAGTACAACAAGTGCTATCAGAATACCAGAAGGTTCAAGACCAGTTGGCTGTGGAGAGGTCACGATTGACAGATGAACATCCAGTAGTTGTTAATTTGTTAAACAAGGAACAAGCTCTCAAAGAACAGTTAGAAGGAAGAATCACCCAAACTCTGGGTAGTTCACAGCCTATTCCAGAGCAAGATTTACAAATAGGAGAACTTAAGCAAGCCCTAACTGCTAATTTGGTGCAAGTGGAAGTAGAAAGGTTGGGATTGGAAAATCAAGTTGGTGTATTGACAAACGCATTTAAACAAGATCGAGCACGTCTGAAAATCTTACCCAAACTGGAACAACAACAGCTACAGTTACAACGACAGCTACAAGTGGCACGAACTACCTATGAACAAATGCTGCGAAGACTCCAAGAAGTTCAAGTGGCGGAAAATCAAAATGTAGGTAATGCCAGGATTGTTTCTCAGGCTTTGTTGCCAGAAAAATCCGTTTCTCCCCGCATTAATTTGAATTTAGCACTAGGAGGATTTTTAGGCATATTATTGGCTGTTGGCTCTGCTTTATTGCTAGACGCTCTAGACAAGTCTGTGCAAACAGCCGCAGAAGCCGAACAGTTGTTGGACTATCCTTTGTTGGGTAAAATTCCTAAGATGATTCGTGATGATAACACCAGCGAATTACCTTTATTAAATAACCCTTATTCATCGGTTAATACTGCCTTTGAAATGCTGCAAATCAACCTTGGTTTTACCATTTCTGATAAGGAATTAAAGGTGATTGTGGTGAGCAGTTGTTTACCAGGTGAAGGTAAGTCTTTTGTGGCAGCTAATTTGTCCGTGGCTACTGCCCAGATGGGACGGCGAGTGCTATTGATTGATGCCGATATGCGTCGCCCCCGTCAACGAGAAGTGTGGCAAGTACGCAATTTGATGGGTTTAAGTAATGTTCTAGCGGGGCAGACTAATTTAACACAAAGTTCTCAAGAAGCATTGGTAAATTTAGACTTGCTGACTGCTGGAACCATACCGCCTAACCCAGCAGCGCTATTAGACTCACAGCGTATGCATGAGTTAGTGCAACAAGCCTCCCAAGATTATGATTGCGTAATTATTGACACGCCGCCTTTAACATTTATTGCTGATGCCTCGATTATAGGCAAAATGGCAGATGGCATCTTGTTAGTTGCCCGTCCTGGTATAGTTAATTCGGATGCGATTAGGACTACAAAGGCACTGTTAAAAAATTCGCGGTTGTCCGTGTTGGGTATGGTGGTGAATGCTATATCTGGCGATAGTGGTTACTACTACAATAATTATAATTACTATCATTCCAAAAATGGGGCAGAGAAAAAGCATACTATTGAGTCTCAATTCAAAGAAATAGCGGGGAAATGGTTAAAAAAATAGTAAATCCATTCGGGGATAAATTTTAGGTAATTTCAAAGCAAAATATGATTTCATTTGTTTGAATTTGTTCAAAAGATGAAACTAACCCTATTTGAAAGTGCTTAATTTTTTCAGGACTTACGCAAAATCATGAAAAAACGAACCACAAAGAACGCGAAGGACACGAAGGAAAGAGGGTTGCAGAGAGTTATTGCGTAAGTCCTATTTTTGTAGTTACCTTCAATTTAATGAATATGGTATTGTAAATAGGTTGCTAATTTTTAGGAGTTAGGCTTCGATGGTCTAATTGATATCAGTCTCTCCAAACGTAACCTTCCTATCTTATTTATATATAGGAGGTCGAATTGCAGAGAAGGTGTGACTAAACGAGGAATTCTGAGTTAATTAAATATAAATTTTTTAATACCTGTGCCAAATGCTCAACAAATATAAAACAAATTTGTTCTTATTTATCCATAAATTTGGCTCTGGACGGTTAGCAATTATTCAAAATATAGCTTGGCTATTTTTTGATCGCATTCTTCGTATGGGAGTTGGATTATTTGTGGGTGTTTGGGTAGCGCGTTATTTAGGAGTGCAGCAGTTTGGTATTTTTAATTATGCCAGTGCTTTTGTCGCCCTATTGAATCCTTTAACAAAACTAGGGTTAGATGGCTTAGTCATTAGTTCTATTGTTCGTGAGCCAGAACTCAAAGACCAAATTTTAGGGACAACTTTTTGGCTGAAATTAGCTGGTGCAATAGGATGTATACTGTTAGCAGTTAGCTCGATTTTTGTATTGCGTCAGGATGACCAGTTAACTGTGGGGCTAGTAGCAATTTTGGCAACGGCGGGAATTTTTCACGCTTTTGATACAATTGACTTTTGGTTTCAATCTCAAGTACAGTCTAAATACACTGTAGTTGCTAAAAATACAGCATTTATTATCATTGCATTCATCAAAGTTGCTTTGATTAAAATGCAAGCACCATTAATTGCTTTTGCCTGGGCTGGATTAGCAGAAGTTGGGTTGGCTTCAATAGGTTTGATTATTGCTTACAGGGTTCAGGGTTATTCAATATTGTGGCGTTGGAGTCTACCAGTTGCTAAGACTTTACTCAGAGAAAGTTGGCCTTTGATGTTGTCTGGTTTAACTATCATGATTTATATGAAAATAGATCAGATTATGTTGGGGGAAATGGTTGATGCTAGTGCTGTAGGTCTTTATTCAGCAGCAACCCGGATTTCTGAAGTTTGGTATTTCATCCCAATGGCGATCACTTCTTCAGTAGCTCCAGCAATTTATGCGGCGAAGGAAGTCAGTGAAGAACTCTACTATCAAAAAATTAAAAAATTAATTCGGGTGTTGGTGTTAATTTCTATTGTGGTTGCTGTGCCAATGTCATTTCTATCTGAAAGAATAATTACAATGCTTTTTGGTAATAGCTATGCAGCAGCAGGGTCAATTCTAGCAATTCATATCTGGGCTTCTTTGTTCGTATCTATGGGAGTTGCTACAGGAGTTTGGTTTATCTCTGAGGGTTTAACTCATGAGGCTTTCCAAAGAAACTTGATTGGTGCAGCTACTAATATCTTGTTAAATTTATTTTTAATTCCAGCTTATGCTGGAGTGGGTGCGGCGATCGCTACTGTTATTTCTTATGGGATTGCTAGCTTCTTTTCTCATAGTATTAATTTAAAAACTAGAAAAATATTTAAATTACAAGTTCAATCATTTTTGTTTTTCTCTAAGTAATCAATCAATAACCCTTTAATTAAGATATCAATATATGTCAATTAAAATTGGAATTATCACCTATCATAATACAGTTAATTATGGAGCTATGCTACAAACATACGCCCTGTTTCATTTTCTAGAAATGAAGGGATATGAAGTAGAAGTGATTGACTATAGACCAGAATTAGTTAGCTGGGAAGCAAGAAGATACCTATACATATCTAAGCACTTTATTTTAAATCCTCTAGGACGAATAAAAAGACAATGGAATATGAACAAATTTATAGAAAAATATGTCAAACTAAGTCCAAAAACATTTTATAAAATTGAAGATTTGAGACAATATAACCATTCATATGATTTTATACTTTGTGGTAGTGATGAAATATGGAATATAGGTTTAAGAGGTTTAGACAATGCTTATTTTATAGATTTTATAAATGATCAAGAGATTTTTAAAGTCAGTTATGCTGCAAGCTTTGGATCTACAAATTTTCTAGGAAATTACGAACAAGAATTATCTGGGCTTTTAAAACAGTTTCATGCAATTTCAGTTAGGGATAATAATAGCTTGGCATTAGTTGAACAATGTGGGTTCAGGGCTGAAAAAGTTGTTGACCCAACATTCTTAGTCAATTATGAAGATGTTATAATTTATCCTAAATTCAGAAATAAATATTTACTTGTGTATGGTTCTTTAAACCAAATGGAAGCCCAATATGTAAAACTTTTAGCAAATCAAGAAGGGTTGGATATAATTTCAATAGGTTCAAATAATTTGACTAAATTTTTAAAATTAGATTTATTTGGTATTTCACCAGAAGAATGGTTAGGTTTTTTCAGTCAAGCTTCTTTTGTGATTACCAAGTTTTATCATGGTGTGATATTTTCTTTAATTTTCAACAAGCCGTTCCTTGTTTTTGAAGAACAAAGCAAATCAGTCAAAATCAATGATTTGTTAAATATATTGAATTTGAAAAATAAAATTGTGAATTTAGGAGAAACAAACAATACAAAAATCAAAATCAGTGAAGACCGTATATTGACATCATCCATTATGACTGATTTGGAGAAAAATGAATTAAATAAGCAAATTCAACATTCTCAAAATTATCTTCATACAGCCTTACACTAGTTAATTACAGTTTTTAAACACTTTTTAAAATTCAATTATGGCTATAAGTCTTGGATTCCAAAAGCTAAGAACATACTATAGAATGATTAAACTTTTTTTTAGTTTAACTGTTAATTACTACTATGACTTGCAAAGATTTTTCCGATTTTCTGCAACAATTAATCCCTGCAAAACAAAAAATATGCTTCAAGGGAGAATTATTGCTCATTATCATGTAATCGAAAAGGGGCTTTCTCTTAAAAATCCCAGACCTGGTTTTGGAATTAATGTAGTTAACAATTTGGTATCGATTCTAAAAAGGTATGAAGAAAACTATGGTTTAGATGAAGTAAGTAAGGTAGCTATTAATGTTTTATTTTCTTATCAAAAATTTAACCTAAGTCATGATATTGATAATCAGGAACTGTACCAGGAATTAATCAAACTTCAACAAAAAAGCCCTAGTAGTGATGAATATCCATTAGAGGGGGGTACAATCACACTGACCAAAGAAGATATTCATAAGAGTGCTTTTATTAATTTTCAAGACTTTGTGAATTCCAGACATAGTATTAGGAATTTTGGTACTGGTGATGTAGATATAAAAATCATAGAAAAGGCTGTTTCAATGGCCATAAGAACTCCATCTGTTTGTAATCGACAAACTTGGAAAGTTCATGTTTACAATAATGAAAAAATTAAAAATCAAATATTAAGTCATCAGAACGGTAATAGAGGGTTTGGAGAGTATGCTAAT
The window above is part of the Nodularia spumigena CCY9414 genome. Proteins encoded here:
- a CDS encoding sugar transferase; translation: MATNISVRRKKLSETHNLVSQNIISLVLLFADILGLILSSSACLWLRRGENLNSFDPFMYLFALLVIAGLYLADTYHPDTQISGLRAPSRILISNVVVGCMIASLIYLTGASRTEMVLQRGTLLPSLGVFTIWAMVSRIWAAKWTRAQAENSRWLILGADKKAMIFGQNFLEQNSLGCLLFLTTPGQKINELLKSNRVSTGSLNDLLQWSQQPWSGVIVATELSDAQTQELIDLRLSGVSIYRIPDICETLWYKLPSSLLQMNWLAFGNGFNLGADSISQKTKRLTDIILAWLLLLFLSPLMLVVAIAIKLNSRGPVFYTQMRTGWEGKPFRVYKFRSMYQDAEKRGAQWAGKQDPRITKVGRLLRLTRIDELPQILNVLRGEMSLIGPRPERPEFDVKLREEIPYYDLRYVVKPGITGWAQVMYPYGSSVEDAYEKLAYDLYYIKNYSLALDLAIFFKTIRVVLLGKGR
- a CDS encoding nitroreductase family protein, producing MAISLGFQKLRTYYRMIKLFFSLTVNYYYDLQRFFRFSATINPCKTKNMLQGRIIAHYHVIEKGLSLKNPRPGFGINVVNNLVSILKRYEENYGLDEVSKVAINVLFSYQKFNLSHDIDNQELYQELIKLQQKSPSSDEYPLEGGTITLTKEDIHKSAFINFQDFVNSRHSIRNFGTGDVDIKIIEKAVSMAIRTPSVCNRQTWKVHVYNNEKIKNQILSHQNGNRGFGEYANKVLIITSDLSLFIDVSERNQCFVDGGLFAMSLVYALHSLGIGSCCLNWCVSHETDKRLRKDAGIQETETVIMMLAVGNLPDKLSVANSARKKLEDVLVVKNG
- the galE gene encoding UDP-glucose 4-epimerase GalE, producing the protein MNKKVLVTGGAGYIGSHVVRKLGEAGYDIVVYDNCSTGSPQAVLYGELIVGDLKDSTTLSQVFSQHEFTAVLHFAASLNVPESVSRPLDYYANNTCNTLNLLRCCHKMGVKQIIFSSTAAVYGQPEKIPVTEYTPTQPINPYGRSKLACEWLIRDYAQASDLRYVILRYFNVAGAEPGGRLGQMLRDASHLIRVSCDAALQRRTEVKIFGTDFPTPDGTAIRDYIHVEDLAAAHLDALTYLEQGNESQVLNCGYGQGYSVREVIERVKVISGVDFPVIDTERRPGDPACVIAGADKIGKLLGWQPKYNDLDKIVSSTLAWEMYQKSLMLN
- a CDS encoding GumC family protein; its protein translation is MPSYQEDQDEIDLRQYWLAVKRRWFLIVIIIGSVFGITSFVTFNQKPIYEAEGKLIFDKQNSVSSLTGVSEGVGELSGLTSSSNPLETQAEIIRSHPLIEKTIVDLQLKDQEGEPLKIDHVLGSLKVQAIRGTDLLQLSYRSVDPEVGKAVVNKLMNVYIDDNVMTNRSQATAAREFLNKQLPLVEKQVAESELALRQFKEKYEVVLLEEEAKQGVERLYQISNQITLLRARLIDASSRSDALQNQLALNTQKATALSTLSQSRAVQQVLSEYQKVQDQLAVERSRLTDEHPVVVNLLNKEQALKEQLEGRITQTLGSSQPIPEQDLQIGELKQALTANLVQVEVERLGLENQVGVLTNAFKQDRARLKILPKLEQQQLQLQRQLQVARTTYEQMLRRLQEVQVAENQNVGNARIVSQALLPEKSVSPRINLNLALGGFLGILLAVGSALLLDALDKSVQTAAEAEQLLDYPLLGKIPKMIRDDNTSELPLLNNPYSSVNTAFEMLQINLGFTISDKELKVIVVSSCLPGEGKSFVAANLSVATAQMGRRVLLIDADMRRPRQREVWQVRNLMGLSNVLAGQTNLTQSSQEALVNLDLLTAGTIPPNPAALLDSQRMHELVQQASQDYDCVIIDTPPLTFIADASIIGKMADGILLVARPGIVNSDAIRTTKALLKNSRLSVLGMVVNAISGDSGYYYNNYNYYHSKNGAEKKHTIESQFKEIAGKWLKK
- a CDS encoding polysaccharide pyruvyl transferase family protein; amino-acid sequence: MSIKIGIITYHNTVNYGAMLQTYALFHFLEMKGYEVEVIDYRPELVSWEARRYLYISKHFILNPLGRIKRQWNMNKFIEKYVKLSPKTFYKIEDLRQYNHSYDFILCGSDEIWNIGLRGLDNAYFIDFINDQEIFKVSYAASFGSTNFLGNYEQELSGLLKQFHAISVRDNNSLALVEQCGFRAEKVVDPTFLVNYEDVIIYPKFRNKYLLVYGSLNQMEAQYVKLLANQEGLDIISIGSNNLTKFLKLDLFGISPEEWLGFFSQASFVITKFYHGVIFSLIFNKPFLVFEEQSKSVKINDLLNILNLKNKIVNLGETNNTKIKISEDRILTSSIMTDLEKNELNKQIQHSQNYLHTALH
- a CDS encoding flippase: MLNKYKTNLFLFIHKFGSGRLAIIQNIAWLFFDRILRMGVGLFVGVWVARYLGVQQFGIFNYASAFVALLNPLTKLGLDGLVISSIVREPELKDQILGTTFWLKLAGAIGCILLAVSSIFVLRQDDQLTVGLVAILATAGIFHAFDTIDFWFQSQVQSKYTVVAKNTAFIIIAFIKVALIKMQAPLIAFAWAGLAEVGLASIGLIIAYRVQGYSILWRWSLPVAKTLLRESWPLMLSGLTIMIYMKIDQIMLGEMVDASAVGLYSAATRISEVWYFIPMAITSSVAPAIYAAKEVSEELYYQKIKKLIRVLVLISIVVAVPMSFLSERIITMLFGNSYAAAGSILAIHIWASLFVSMGVATGVWFISEGLTHEAFQRNLIGAATNILLNLFLIPAYAGVGAAIATVISYGIASFFSHSINLKTRKIFKLQVQSFLFFSK